Proteins encoded in a region of the Nocardia asteroides genome:
- a CDS encoding SRPBCC family protein gives MAVDVLTDVVIDRSRELVAAYAADPAHAPAWYSRIHGVTWETEPPLRVGSRMAFVARFLGSKLVYTYEVVDYHPGSLLVMRTAQGPFPMETTYTWADTPEGGTRMTLRNRGEPSGFGKLAAPALEAAIRRANRADLTRLKELLETG, from the coding sequence ATGGCCGTCGACGTGCTGACCGACGTCGTGATCGACCGCTCTCGCGAGCTGGTCGCGGCATACGCGGCCGATCCAGCGCACGCGCCCGCCTGGTACTCGCGCATTCACGGCGTCACCTGGGAGACGGAGCCGCCGCTGCGCGTCGGCTCACGGATGGCATTCGTCGCCCGCTTCCTCGGCAGCAAGCTGGTCTACACCTATGAGGTCGTCGACTACCACCCCGGCTCACTGCTGGTGATGCGCACCGCGCAGGGGCCGTTTCCGATGGAGACGACCTACACCTGGGCGGACACCCCGGAGGGCGGTACCCGCATGACACTGCGCAACCGCGGCGAACCGAGCGGATTCGGGAAACTGGCCGCACCTGCACTGGAGGCGGCAATCCGACGGGCGAACCGCGCCGACCTGACCCGGCTCAAAGAGCTGTTGGAGACCGGGTAG
- a CDS encoding methyltransferase domain-containing protein: protein MNTYALRPDRFDRAGQDQLVDVRDLQAALPGIRRLRAWAHEALALRPGEHAVDIGSGTGTEVMTFAEAVGPDGSAIGVEPDPHLLASAERRAAQAGSTARFHSGDAYGVPFGAESFDAVLCERVFQHLTAPARAANEIARVLRPGGRVVVVDSDWGTAIMHPGDRGVVREVIDTLVSATTNPLSGRRLPGLLTKAGLVVDDIGSQALVQDRGVGAGSLVTRVSAMAVARGAITEAQRDRLLTDLEAAAANGDIHLSVTMFAVLAHKPR, encoded by the coding sequence ATGAACACCTACGCATTGCGCCCCGATCGGTTCGACCGAGCAGGCCAGGACCAGCTCGTCGACGTGCGTGACCTACAGGCCGCGCTGCCCGGCATCCGCCGCTTGCGCGCCTGGGCGCACGAAGCACTCGCGCTGCGGCCCGGCGAACACGCCGTCGACATCGGCTCCGGCACCGGAACGGAGGTCATGACCTTCGCCGAAGCGGTCGGCCCGGACGGCAGCGCGATCGGCGTCGAACCGGACCCGCATCTGCTCGCCTCCGCCGAACGCCGCGCCGCCCAGGCCGGGTCGACGGCCAGATTCCACTCCGGTGACGCCTACGGCGTGCCCTTCGGCGCGGAAAGCTTCGACGCCGTCCTGTGCGAGCGGGTCTTCCAGCACCTGACCGCCCCCGCCCGGGCGGCCAACGAGATCGCGCGCGTGTTGCGTCCGGGCGGACGCGTCGTCGTCGTGGACAGCGATTGGGGCACGGCGATCATGCACCCCGGGGACCGGGGGGTCGTCCGCGAGGTGATCGATACGCTGGTTTCGGCGACCACCAATCCGCTCTCCGGCCGCCGGCTCCCCGGTCTGCTCACCAAGGCAGGCCTGGTGGTCGACGACATCGGTTCGCAGGCCTTGGTGCAGGATCGCGGCGTCGGAGCGGGCTCTCTGGTCACCAGGGTCTCGGCCATGGCCGTCGCACGTGGTGCGATCACCGAGGCTCAGCGCGACCGACTGCTCACCGATCTCGAGGCGGCCGCCGCCAACGGTGATATCCACCTCTCGGTCACCATGTTCGCCGTCCTCGCGCACAAGCCGCGCTGA